In one Rhodohalobacter sp. 614A genomic region, the following are encoded:
- a CDS encoding PspC domain-containing protein translates to MPAKLRKSRMNKMIAGVCGGIAEYLNWDPTIIRIIFLILVFSSFGTMVLIYFILALIMPD, encoded by the coding sequence ATGCCAGCCAAGCTCAGAAAATCACGAATGAATAAGATGATCGCCGGTGTTTGTGGCGGGATTGCTGAATATCTCAATTGGGATCCAACGATTATCCGTATCATCTTTTTGATTTTAGTCTTCTCTTCTTTCGGAACTATGGTTCTCATTTATTTCATCCTTGCACTCATTATGCCGGATTAA
- the hslV gene encoding ATP-dependent protease subunit HslV translates to MNSLKNLHATTVVGVIHNGKVAIGGDGQATLDKTVMKGTVKKVRKLQNGKILAGFAGSTADAFTLFEKFEEKLNSYNGHLQRAAVELAKEWRKDKFLQKLEALLVVMDKEQSLLISGQGDVIEPDHQILAIGSGGSYALAAARALKENAPELSAKEIVEKSLNIAADICIYTNHNLTILEIEEE, encoded by the coding sequence ATGAACAGTTTAAAAAATCTTCACGCAACAACCGTTGTGGGAGTGATTCATAATGGAAAAGTTGCCATTGGTGGCGACGGACAAGCTACTCTCGATAAAACCGTTATGAAAGGAACGGTAAAAAAAGTCAGGAAACTGCAAAATGGCAAGATCCTTGCTGGATTTGCAGGATCAACAGCAGATGCATTTACACTCTTTGAAAAGTTTGAGGAAAAGCTGAACAGCTACAACGGCCACCTGCAAAGGGCTGCCGTAGAGCTGGCCAAAGAATGGAGAAAAGATAAATTTCTGCAGAAACTTGAAGCATTACTGGTTGTGATGGATAAAGAACAATCCCTGCTTATTTCAGGCCAGGGTGATGTGATTGAACCAGATCATCAGATTCTGGCCATCGGAAGCGGTGGCTCGTATGCACTGGCTGCTGCCAGGGCATTAAAAGAAAATGCACCAGAATTATCTGCAAAAGAAATCGTTGAAAAGTCGTTAAATATTGCGGCCGATATATGCATCTACACGAATCATAATTTGACCATTTTAGAAATTGAAGAAGAGTAG
- a CDS encoding (2Fe-2S)-binding protein: MPVDRCICHKISFADIKRITESRGLTTLEQLRAEKICSTNCKLCGPYIKKLLQTGRTSFEPMVNTE, from the coding sequence ATGCCAGTCGATCGTTGTATTTGTCATAAGATCAGTTTTGCTGATATCAAACGGATTACAGAATCAAGAGGGTTGACTACTTTAGAGCAGCTGAGAGCTGAAAAAATTTGCAGTACGAATTGTAAGCTTTGTGGTCCCTACATCAAAAAGTTATTGCAAACCGGAAGAACTTCTTTTGAACCGATGGTAAATACGGAATAA
- a CDS encoding RsmE family RNA methyltransferase has product MNLFFTDSKDIQPKSLIVRGQEADHITKVLRHSIGDTVFVTDGRGNCYKCQINDLKKSTVFLDINDTKKEPVKKPQVTLCLGVIKKRDRLEFAVEKAVELGVSKFILFKGEHSQKGNVREDRLESTAIAAMKQSLRFYLPEIIIEESLEDAVSTHSGDCKIIVADETIDDSNQEFNESQEYFLIVGPEGGFSNSERDFLKTIKADYYSLGEKRLRAETAAIVMVDRFANQK; this is encoded by the coding sequence ATGAATCTTTTTTTTACTGATTCAAAAGACATTCAGCCCAAAAGTTTAATTGTGAGAGGGCAAGAAGCAGATCACATTACAAAAGTCCTCAGGCATTCGATAGGGGATACTGTGTTTGTGACAGACGGAAGAGGAAACTGCTATAAATGCCAAATTAATGATTTAAAAAAAAGTACAGTTTTTCTGGATATCAATGACACCAAAAAAGAGCCTGTGAAGAAACCACAGGTGACGCTGTGTTTGGGAGTTATAAAAAAAAGAGACCGCCTGGAATTTGCAGTTGAGAAAGCAGTGGAACTTGGAGTATCCAAATTTATTCTCTTTAAGGGAGAACATAGTCAAAAAGGAAATGTAAGAGAAGACCGGTTAGAGAGTACGGCCATTGCGGCGATGAAACAGTCACTTCGTTTTTATTTGCCGGAGATTATTATTGAAGAATCTCTGGAAGATGCTGTCTCAACTCATTCTGGCGATTGTAAGATTATTGTGGCTGATGAAACGATTGATGATAGCAACCAGGAATTCAACGAAAGCCAGGAATATTTCTTAATTGTAGGGCCTGAGGGTGGTTTTTCAAATAGCGAGCGGGATTTCTTAAAAACTATTAAAGCGGATTATTATTCACTGGGAGAGAAACGGTTGCGAGCAGAAACGGCTGCAATCGTTATGGTAGATCGCTTTGCCAATCAAAAATAG
- a CDS encoding Rne/Rng family ribonuclease, with the protein MKNQIIIHSSGKQTRVALLENGELAQLFIESEENQRTVGDIYIARVHKVMSGIRAAFIDVGMEKDAFLHFSDAGDHLGQYLMMLNGENSISQSAKKELSNFNKLSNNDKQILAGKLLKNNQNLLVQIVKEPIGSKGPRVSTDITIAGRFLVLIPMGEYIALSKKINNGKERRRLKSIVGSMLPEGFGVIVRTVAQNQDKGAIEDDMRTILKKWERILNKLENAKAPTLLYKDLDITESLIRDLFAKQYDRVLIDDYQLYKSVKSYVSQIAPKMLPSVQLYKGKDHIFDHTNIGHDVNSIFSPRVRMPSGGYLIFEQTEAMYVVDVNSGPYAAKERQEDNSLKTNLEAAREIAKQLRLRDIGGIIVVDFIDLRDNKNRKKIYDELKKEFKKDQAKTNVIGMSDFGLVQITRQRIRPSVVNSVSKVCPMCGGTGSVVSQDTIVTDIESWISKFKYSTEYRAVDIYVNPYLRSFICKGFFSQRWKWILRYKMKISFIADETISLNEFKATLTGSDLEITDVVLQGQSIDDILDAHEDQLEEAESEENNTLDYYSKDDRNGNGGNSSANKRSNLPPRPKRKSYG; encoded by the coding sequence ATGAAAAATCAAATTATAATCCACTCGTCGGGCAAACAAACCCGTGTGGCACTTTTAGAAAACGGGGAACTTGCGCAGTTATTTATAGAATCTGAAGAAAACCAGCGTACTGTTGGCGATATTTATATCGCGAGAGTTCATAAAGTAATGAGTGGTATCCGTGCCGCTTTTATCGATGTGGGCATGGAAAAAGACGCTTTCCTTCACTTCTCTGATGCCGGAGATCACCTTGGGCAATATCTAATGATGCTCAATGGAGAGAACAGTATTTCTCAGTCTGCCAAAAAAGAACTGTCCAATTTTAATAAACTATCGAATAACGACAAGCAGATACTTGCTGGCAAACTCCTGAAAAATAACCAAAATTTGCTCGTACAAATTGTCAAGGAACCGATAGGATCAAAAGGTCCGCGTGTATCTACCGACATTACCATTGCGGGACGTTTTTTGGTTTTAATACCGATGGGCGAATATATCGCTCTCTCAAAGAAAATAAACAATGGGAAAGAACGGCGACGGCTGAAAAGCATTGTCGGCTCAATGTTGCCAGAAGGTTTTGGAGTGATTGTTAGAACGGTCGCCCAAAACCAGGACAAGGGAGCCATTGAGGATGATATGCGAACCATCCTCAAAAAGTGGGAACGCATCCTTAACAAACTCGAAAATGCAAAAGCCCCTACCCTTCTTTACAAAGACCTGGACATCACAGAAAGCCTGATTCGTGACCTTTTTGCAAAGCAATACGACAGAGTTCTCATTGATGATTATCAGCTTTATAAATCAGTTAAAAGCTATGTATCTCAAATTGCGCCGAAGATGTTGCCTTCGGTTCAACTGTACAAAGGTAAAGATCACATATTTGACCATACAAATATTGGCCATGATGTGAACTCGATTTTCTCGCCGCGGGTGCGAATGCCATCCGGTGGTTACCTGATTTTTGAGCAGACAGAAGCCATGTACGTGGTAGATGTTAACTCAGGTCCGTACGCGGCAAAGGAACGTCAGGAAGACAACTCTCTGAAAACCAATCTTGAAGCAGCTCGGGAAATTGCCAAGCAGTTACGGCTCCGGGACATTGGAGGAATTATTGTGGTGGATTTCATCGATCTGCGCGATAATAAAAACAGGAAGAAAATCTACGATGAGCTCAAAAAAGAGTTCAAAAAAGACCAGGCAAAAACCAATGTAATCGGCATGAGCGATTTCGGACTCGTGCAAATCACGAGACAGCGAATCCGGCCAAGCGTGGTAAATTCAGTCTCAAAAGTATGCCCAATGTGTGGCGGAACCGGAAGCGTGGTCAGCCAGGACACCATTGTAACAGATATAGAAAGCTGGATCAGCAAATTTAAATATAGCACAGAATACCGTGCAGTTGATATCTATGTAAATCCTTATTTAAGATCGTTTATCTGTAAAGGATTTTTCAGCCAGCGTTGGAAATGGATACTCCGATATAAAATGAAGATCAGTTTTATTGCAGATGAAACCATTTCCTTAAATGAATTCAAAGCAACACTGACCGGTTCAGACCTTGAAATCACCGATGTTGTGCTACAAGGGCAATCCATCGACGATATTTTGGATGCTCACGAAGACCAGCTTGAAGAAGCAGAGAGTGAAGAGAACAACACTCTGGACTATTACTCAAAAGACGACCGTAACGGAAATGGAGGCAATAGCAGTGCCAACAAACGATCAAATCTGCCCCCGCGCCCCAAAAGAAAAAGTTACGGGTAA
- a CDS encoding S41 family peptidase, protein MSVKKFIAPQLVVLLILSAVWLAGIDSVLVRNDSHQENLHKYLQAQRRVVDNYYGDTDVKTLYKTSLVSMVKSLEDSTINLLGTPLDTTAIGEIDNLRDSYNSYEKAYLYIANNHPEENMGRLVEASIRGMLSTLDPHSVYIEPEESEHIQEEFAGKFQGIGIQFQVISDTITVITAISGGPSDQLGIMSGDRITAIDDSSAIGFSNQQVVSRLRGEKGTEVEVTIHRPGNPKKMDFTIVRDDIPLTTVDTSYMLDTKTGYVKINRFAATTHEEFLEAVDRLNEKGMERIVLDLRNNPGGYLSQAIAISEEFFSRGTKLVSTQSRHQRFNAEYFSRQNGELKDMPVIVLVNEGSASASEIVSGAIQDQDRGLIVGQRTFGKGLVQQQYELIDKSNIRVTISRYYTPSGRLIQKPFDNGNEEYAYEISHREENASMDAIQFKEQVPDSLHYKTKNGRDVFGGGGIVPDIIVQRDSVSYLYGFMIQNRVNFDFVRNYLDKHGEEFRTQWKDDFQGFRENFTFSGETQEEFLGMMKDAGMVLTAEAEEITVEDDSLQISIDEYNKLKPNLFARMKAEVAHQVWGMEYFYPIINDHFNAELKEAMTLWEAAENLDILVETQTGSTSLYNN, encoded by the coding sequence ATGTCCGTGAAAAAATTTATTGCTCCGCAGCTTGTCGTCTTGCTTATCCTTTCTGCTGTTTGGCTCGCTGGTATCGATAGTGTTCTTGTCAGAAATGACTCACACCAGGAAAACCTGCACAAATATCTTCAGGCACAGCGACGTGTAGTCGATAATTACTACGGAGATACGGATGTTAAGACACTCTATAAAACCAGTTTGGTCTCAATGGTAAAATCCCTTGAAGATTCAACCATTAATCTTCTGGGTACGCCATTGGATACCACTGCAATTGGAGAAATCGATAACCTTAGAGACTCTTACAATAGTTATGAAAAGGCTTATTTGTATATAGCAAACAATCATCCTGAAGAAAATATGGGGCGGTTGGTGGAAGCATCTATTCGCGGCATGCTTTCAACCCTTGACCCACATTCTGTTTATATCGAACCTGAAGAAAGTGAGCATATACAGGAAGAGTTTGCCGGCAAATTCCAGGGAATTGGAATTCAGTTCCAGGTAATTTCAGACACCATTACAGTGATTACTGCCATTTCCGGTGGCCCCAGCGATCAATTGGGAATTATGTCCGGAGACCGGATTACTGCCATTGACGATTCCAGCGCTATCGGCTTTAGTAATCAACAAGTTGTAAGCCGTTTACGGGGCGAAAAAGGAACAGAAGTTGAAGTAACCATTCATCGGCCGGGCAATCCCAAAAAGATGGATTTCACTATTGTACGGGATGATATTCCTCTCACCACGGTAGATACATCTTATATGCTGGATACCAAAACCGGTTATGTTAAAATCAACCGGTTTGCGGCCACTACTCATGAGGAATTTCTCGAAGCTGTAGACAGGCTTAATGAAAAAGGAATGGAACGTATCGTTCTCGATCTGAGAAATAATCCGGGTGGTTACTTAAGCCAGGCAATTGCCATTTCAGAAGAATTCTTCTCCCGAGGTACCAAACTGGTTTCAACACAGAGCCGCCATCAGCGGTTTAATGCAGAATATTTCTCCCGTCAAAATGGCGAATTAAAAGATATGCCGGTTATCGTTTTAGTAAACGAAGGATCGGCTTCTGCGAGTGAAATTGTTAGCGGAGCTATCCAGGATCAGGATCGCGGACTCATTGTTGGGCAACGAACATTTGGTAAAGGACTCGTACAGCAACAATATGAATTGATTGACAAGAGTAATATTCGGGTTACCATTTCTCGTTACTACACCCCTTCCGGAAGACTGATTCAAAAACCTTTCGATAATGGAAACGAAGAATACGCCTACGAAATTAGCCACCGCGAAGAAAATGCATCCATGGATGCTATCCAGTTTAAAGAACAGGTACCCGATTCTCTCCACTATAAAACTAAAAACGGCCGCGATGTTTTTGGAGGAGGCGGAATTGTACCGGATATCATTGTTCAGCGAGACAGTGTATCCTACCTTTATGGTTTCATGATTCAAAACCGTGTGAATTTCGACTTTGTTAGAAATTACCTGGATAAACACGGCGAAGAATTTCGAACACAGTGGAAAGACGATTTCCAGGGATTCCGTGAGAATTTTACTTTCAGTGGAGAAACTCAGGAGGAATTTCTTGGCATGATGAAAGATGCGGGAATGGTTTTAACTGCAGAAGCCGAAGAGATCACTGTTGAAGACGATTCTTTACAAATTTCGATTGATGAGTATAATAAGCTCAAACCCAATCTTTTCGCACGAATGAAAGCTGAAGTGGCTCACCAGGTTTGGGGTATGGAGTACTTTTATCCAATCATTAATGACCATTTCAATGCTGAGCTCAAAGAAGCAATGACTCTTTGGGAAGCTGCCGAAAACCTCGATATTCTGGTTGAAACACAGACTGGAAGCACAAGTCTGTACAATAACTAA
- a CDS encoding 2'-deoxycytidine 5'-triphosphate deaminase: protein MSESIREVTLRTKGILPVQKLKILADAGIISGVDGYPIEENQFQPNSIDLRLGQKAYRVRSSFLPENETVEEKVEKLHQYTFSIEDGAVLEPNCVYIIPLLEEVRLPHSHYSIQKNLFNENGSDELRLYSEENLTAKANPKSTTGRLDIFTRVITDYSHRFEEIEPGYHGKLYLEVVPKSFPIKVRTGHRLNQLRIRHGHTVLSDQDLLRIHGSDPLLFDGDGNPLPLSSLKVNNGLFMSVNLRTDGDDILGYKAKKHRDLIDLDNINHYEIDDFWEPILARDDDHLILEPEAFYIFASSERCRIPKHLAAEMIAYDTGSGELRTHYAGFFDSGFGGEVSDKGARAVLEVRSHDVPFLIEHGQTFCSMKFEPNTEIPDFIYGTDIKSNYQGQGLKLGKHFKQP from the coding sequence ATGAGTGAATCGATACGCGAAGTTACCTTAAGAACGAAAGGAATATTACCTGTTCAAAAATTAAAAATATTGGCCGATGCCGGGATTATTTCCGGAGTAGATGGTTACCCGATTGAAGAAAACCAGTTTCAACCAAACTCAATAGATTTACGACTGGGACAAAAGGCATATCGGGTGCGCAGTAGTTTTCTTCCTGAAAATGAAACGGTTGAGGAAAAGGTTGAGAAGCTTCATCAGTATACATTTTCCATAGAAGATGGCGCTGTACTTGAACCGAATTGTGTCTATATCATTCCTTTGCTTGAGGAAGTTCGGCTGCCTCATTCTCATTATTCAATTCAGAAAAATCTGTTCAATGAAAATGGATCTGACGAGTTACGCCTCTATTCAGAAGAGAATCTGACAGCTAAAGCCAATCCCAAAAGTACCACGGGCCGGCTTGATATTTTTACAAGAGTCATCACGGATTACTCTCACAGATTCGAGGAAATTGAACCGGGATATCACGGGAAATTATACCTTGAAGTGGTTCCGAAATCGTTTCCGATAAAAGTAAGAACCGGCCACCGGTTGAATCAGCTCAGAATTCGTCACGGCCATACCGTTTTAAGTGACCAGGATCTTCTACGTATTCATGGAAGTGATCCGCTTTTGTTTGATGGCGATGGAAATCCATTGCCGCTTTCCTCCCTTAAAGTGAATAACGGCCTTTTTATGAGTGTAAACCTGCGGACTGATGGGGATGATATTTTGGGATATAAAGCCAAAAAGCATCGCGATCTTATCGACCTGGATAACATTAATCATTACGAAATTGACGATTTCTGGGAACCGATTTTAGCCCGGGATGATGATCATCTGATACTTGAACCCGAAGCGTTCTACATTTTTGCTTCAAGTGAACGATGCCGGATTCCAAAGCATCTTGCGGCCGAAATGATTGCTTATGATACAGGTTCTGGTGAGCTCAGAACTCATTATGCCGGTTTTTTTGATAGCGGATTTGGAGGCGAAGTGAGTGACAAGGGTGCACGTGCCGTTCTGGAAGTTCGCTCACATGACGTTCCGTTTTTGATTGAACACGGCCAAACTTTTTGCAGTATGAAATTCGAGCCAAATACAGAAATCCCTGACTTCATTTATGGTACGGACATAAAAAGTAATTACCAGGGGCAGGGACTTAAACTTGGCAAGCATTTCAAACAGCCGTAA
- the hslU gene encoding ATP-dependent protease ATPase subunit HslU: protein MKVIQQENLTPRQIVEELDKYIIGQKEAKRSVAIALRNRWRRLKSDPDIRDEIIPNNILMIGPTGVGKTEIARRLAKLAGAPFIKVEASKFTEVGYVGRDVESMIRDLTDLAVNMVKEEMQERVKEKAAKIVEEKILDILIPPVRSKSKSTSSSGQNEVGFNADKASDAELNERTRERFREKLKNGELEDRNIEIQVSSSRTPMMQVFGPQGMEEMGMNLQDMLGNLSKGGKKTKRSLPIHEAREVLIEQESEKLIDHEAAVQEAIERVHNQGIVFIDEIDKVASDSSSNGKGGGSADVSRQGVQRDLLPIVEGSTVNTKHGIVKTDHILFIGSGAFHVSKPSDLIPELQGRFPIRVELNSLTEEDFFNILTQPKNALTKQYQAMLESEGVKVEFSEGAVKEIAKIAAEVNQEVENIGARRLHTILSSLLEELLFAVPDDIGSGDITIDESYVHKQLDGLVKNKDLSHYIL from the coding sequence ATGAAAGTTATTCAACAAGAAAATTTAACACCGCGACAAATTGTCGAGGAGCTTGATAAGTATATTATCGGGCAGAAAGAAGCGAAACGATCTGTAGCCATTGCTCTCAGAAACCGCTGGAGAAGACTCAAATCTGATCCCGACATCCGGGATGAAATCATTCCCAACAACATTTTGATGATCGGGCCGACCGGCGTTGGTAAAACTGAAATTGCAAGACGACTTGCCAAGCTTGCCGGTGCGCCTTTCATAAAAGTAGAAGCCTCGAAATTTACAGAAGTCGGTTACGTAGGCCGGGATGTAGAATCCATGATTCGAGATTTAACTGACCTCGCCGTAAATATGGTGAAAGAAGAAATGCAGGAACGGGTAAAAGAAAAAGCTGCAAAAATTGTAGAAGAAAAAATCCTGGATATTCTCATTCCCCCGGTTCGAAGTAAAAGTAAAAGCACCTCTTCATCCGGACAGAATGAAGTTGGATTTAATGCCGACAAGGCTTCTGATGCTGAACTGAATGAACGGACACGCGAACGATTCCGCGAAAAACTGAAGAACGGTGAGCTCGAAGACAGAAATATTGAAATCCAGGTAAGTTCCAGCAGAACCCCGATGATGCAGGTTTTTGGGCCGCAGGGAATGGAAGAGATGGGAATGAATTTGCAGGACATGCTGGGAAATCTCTCTAAAGGCGGGAAAAAGACAAAACGCAGTTTACCCATTCATGAAGCCCGTGAAGTATTGATTGAACAGGAATCTGAAAAACTGATCGACCACGAAGCAGCCGTTCAGGAAGCCATCGAACGGGTTCACAATCAAGGCATTGTTTTTATTGATGAAATTGACAAAGTAGCCAGCGACTCTTCATCCAATGGTAAAGGCGGAGGATCTGCCGATGTAAGCCGGCAAGGTGTTCAGCGCGATTTACTTCCGATTGTTGAGGGAAGCACGGTGAATACCAAGCACGGAATTGTTAAAACTGATCACATTCTGTTCATCGGATCCGGTGCATTTCATGTGTCCAAACCCTCGGATTTGATTCCTGAATTACAGGGACGATTTCCAATTCGGGTTGAGTTGAATTCACTTACAGAAGAAGACTTTTTCAATATTCTTACTCAACCTAAGAATGCTCTCACAAAACAGTACCAGGCTATGCTGGAATCTGAGGGAGTAAAAGTTGAATTTTCTGAAGGAGCCGTGAAAGAAATTGCCAAAATTGCCGCAGAGGTAAATCAGGAAGTGGAAAACATTGGAGCCAGACGGTTGCACACCATTCTCTCCTCCCTACTTGAAGAACTTCTGTTTGCGGTACCCGACGATATCGGAAGTGGTGATATTACCATTGATGAATCCTATGTACATAAGCAATTAGATGGGCTAGTGAAGAATAAAGACCTCAGCCATTACATTCTTTAA
- a CDS encoding M56 family metallopeptidase — translation MVEFIQQIAEVGEQIIQFSWLPLLIWTVLGGLILLALRIVRGTHPQYQYHSRLALLFALPAGFIALGVIQYAGTIFSAPSESLTFISVTAPFELTISSTPSSSISTTTVLYSAVFLLFSIGLILFAVRNIKQWFQLVRLKAKCNFLPIQNLKKLDFNNRLLITETEKNIQIAFLEQEIIPVTFGINYPVILLPNSLKKDEEKLNLVLRHELTHIIQNDFLSNVIISFTQIFFWFHPFVHLLKRELIDYREIRCDSLVLSNNSVSRKKYASLLLELLPMPNINKELSVNMAQESSNLKKRIQMITQQKPNRPIPKRSSIAIFAFIILSTAVAMSCTDMQSNKVFDEEDLNLMTDIDQTGERGYHQVLIFMGDEEQSERHKEALEQLNLLEPEHIHSVEVFKGDMAIEKYGERASKGVIVINTKPDPKSYNTVLGVLGMEPQEVPPPPPPTQISDKEDYFVVVEDMPQLKGGLEGIMKNVQYPEEARQKGIEGRVYVQFVVNEAGDVEDAKVIRGIGAGADAEALRVVRQAKFEPGYQHGKPVRVQFSLPIFFRLDGNGNSSTPTPEPPTNSETSSLITPSNSEMVLTADQ, via the coding sequence ATGGTAGAATTCATTCAACAAATTGCCGAGGTAGGCGAGCAGATCATTCAATTTTCATGGCTGCCGTTGTTAATTTGGACCGTTTTGGGTGGACTGATTTTACTGGCATTACGAATCGTTCGGGGAACTCATCCGCAATATCAATATCACTCCCGGTTGGCGCTTTTATTTGCGCTGCCCGCGGGATTTATAGCTCTTGGAGTGATCCAATATGCAGGGACCATTTTTTCGGCGCCTTCTGAAAGTCTCACATTTATTTCTGTTACCGCGCCGTTTGAGCTGACCATTTCATCTACTCCTTCGTCTTCAATTTCTACTACCACAGTTCTCTATTCTGCTGTTTTTCTACTCTTTTCAATTGGATTGATTTTATTCGCTGTCAGAAACATTAAGCAATGGTTTCAGCTTGTTCGTTTAAAAGCCAAATGCAATTTTCTCCCGATTCAGAATCTGAAAAAACTGGACTTCAATAACCGGCTTTTAATTACTGAAACTGAGAAAAACATTCAAATTGCATTCCTTGAACAGGAAATTATCCCTGTAACATTTGGTATAAACTACCCGGTAATTCTCCTCCCAAATTCTCTTAAAAAAGATGAAGAAAAACTGAACCTTGTTTTGCGGCACGAATTGACACATATCATTCAAAATGATTTTCTGTCAAATGTAATTATATCGTTCACTCAGATCTTTTTCTGGTTTCATCCCTTTGTTCATTTATTAAAACGCGAACTGATTGATTATCGCGAAATTCGGTGTGACAGCCTTGTACTTTCCAATAATTCTGTCTCAAGAAAAAAGTATGCCTCACTCCTTCTGGAACTGCTGCCCATGCCGAATATTAATAAAGAACTTTCTGTAAATATGGCTCAGGAATCATCCAACCTAAAAAAAAGGATACAAATGATCACTCAACAAAAACCAAATCGCCCGATCCCAAAACGATCGAGCATAGCCATATTTGCATTCATCATTCTTTCAACGGCGGTTGCCATGTCTTGTACCGACATGCAGTCCAATAAAGTCTTTGATGAAGAAGATCTCAATTTGATGACCGATATCGACCAAACGGGAGAAAGAGGATACCATCAGGTTTTGATTTTTATGGGAGATGAAGAGCAGTCCGAACGTCACAAAGAAGCGCTTGAACAATTAAATCTTCTTGAACCGGAGCACATTCATTCCGTTGAAGTTTTTAAAGGAGATATGGCCATAGAAAAATATGGAGAACGCGCTTCTAAAGGTGTGATCGTTATAAATACCAAGCCGGATCCTAAATCTTATAATACTGTCCTTGGTGTTTTGGGAATGGAACCACAGGAAGTACCTCCCCCACCTCCTCCAACGCAAATATCTGACAAAGAAGATTACTTTGTAGTTGTAGAAGACATGCCTCAACTAAAAGGCGGGCTTGAAGGAATCATGAAAAACGTCCAGTACCCCGAAGAAGCACGACAAAAAGGTATTGAAGGCCGGGTATACGTTCAGTTTGTGGTAAATGAAGCAGGCGATGTGGAAGATGCAAAAGTAATTCGAGGCATTGGTGCCGGCGCTGATGCTGAAGCATTGAGAGTCGTCAGACAAGCAAAATTTGAACCAGGCTATCAACACGGAAAACCCGTTCGTGTTCAATTTTCACTTCCTATCTTTTTCCGCTTGGATGGAAACGGAAATAGCAGCACACCCACACCGGAACCACCTACAAACAGCGAAACTTCAAGTTTAATCACACCTTCCAATTCTGAAATGGTATTGACCGCAGATCAATGA
- a CDS encoding cytochrome — protein sequence MNKSGKPIIGVMGPGNPNDRTVLDQAEIIGSHIAKRNWILLTGGRKAGVMDAASKGAAEAGGEVMGVLPGDSHLGMSDHVSIPIITGVGSARNLINILTADVVIVCGMGLGTASEAALAIKHKKSVLFTKVSKSHLNFFQSLTSSKLPFFDEADALLAFIEKEVLLL from the coding sequence ATGAATAAATCCGGAAAACCGATTATTGGTGTGATGGGCCCTGGCAATCCAAATGACCGCACTGTACTTGATCAGGCTGAAATAATTGGCAGTCATATAGCGAAGAGGAACTGGATTTTGTTAACCGGCGGACGAAAAGCTGGCGTGATGGATGCTGCATCCAAAGGTGCCGCTGAAGCCGGTGGTGAAGTAATGGGAGTGCTACCGGGTGATTCCCATTTGGGAATGTCCGATCATGTATCGATACCAATTATAACGGGTGTTGGCAGTGCTCGAAATCTCATAAATATTCTCACAGCCGATGTGGTGATTGTTTGTGGAATGGGTTTGGGGACAGCATCGGAAGCGGCTCTTGCTATCAAACATAAGAAGTCTGTGCTCTTTACAAAAGTCAGCAAATCTCATTTGAATTTCTTTCAATCGCTAACATCATCAAAACTCCCCTTTTTTGATGAAGCTGACGCTTTACTTGCATTTATTGAAAAAGAAGTTCTGCTTCTCTGA
- a CDS encoding BlaI/MecI/CopY family transcriptional regulator, producing the protein MRKPLDPLGETEMEILNIVWNLGEASVADVREKILEYREVAYTTVMTIMKNLADKEYLKYRKDGLSYIYSAAVQPDQVRYSLINRLIDKVFQGSPKDLVQTLVQNENLSEEERREIKNMIDKLED; encoded by the coding sequence ATGAGAAAACCACTTGATCCCCTTGGCGAAACAGAAATGGAAATCCTGAATATTGTATGGAATTTGGGTGAGGCATCCGTTGCTGATGTTCGGGAAAAAATCCTGGAATATCGTGAAGTTGCCTATACAACGGTCATGACAATTATGAAAAACCTGGCTGACAAAGAGTATTTAAAATACCGAAAAGACGGTTTGAGCTATATATACAGCGCTGCAGTTCAACCCGACCAGGTTCGTTACAGCTTAATCAACAGGCTTATTGATAAAGTATTTCAGGGATCTCCAAAAGACTTGGTCCAAACACTGGTTCAAAATGAAAATTTGTCAGAAGAAGAAAGACGCGAAATTAAAAATATGATTGATAAGCTTGAGGACTAA